The genomic region GTTTTATTCTCACATGGGTGCCATCATGGGTTTTAAGCAATCATTGTTTTCCCATCACCCATGACGGCGCCCCAAAAAAATCTCCTGAATGGGAGGTCCTGGTCGCATTTGTGCCGtcatgggtttcaagaaaaacagTTACCGTTACCGCTAAGAGCAATTATTGTTTTCCCACAGCTTGAGCTGAGCttgggcaaaacagttaggtggttaatgtTCATGGTTCTTATTTCAGCCGCCCAGTGTAGAAAGTGAGGAGGAACTGCCGAAGGAGAAATCAAAAGGCAAAGTAAGTACCGCCCCCTGCTGGATCGGTCTGAGCAGTCAGCCCCTTCCACCACTGGAAATGGCTTCCTTCGGTAAGGGTGACCTGATGAGACAAGGAATATTTATTCTCCTGACAGAAGCCTCCGCCCAAAGCTCCGGATCTCAGCGATGAAGAGGAGAAGAAACCGAAGAAGGGCAATAAGAAGCCAAAACCACCCCAGGTGAGATCCCACCCTGTGTGGCTCTCCTAACGCTTCACAGACCCTTGTCCCAGAATGACCACTTATCCACAAGATAGGTGATAATTGCTCTCGTTGGTGGGGGTTTTCGAGACTGAGAGGTATTCCATGTTCTCTGCTTGAATGGGGAGACATAGTCGATATGTAGTCAttttgggacaatccctttaactgcaGGACAACCCCCAGTGTATATGTCCTGTCGGCGTATAGACCATGCCTAAGCTTGTGAGGACtcgtataaaaatgtattttgtttgttCCTTTCAGAATCGTTTTGTTGCACTGGAGGATGACGACTATGATATGGGAAGTGCTGGATCTGAAGACAAGGTGAGCGTGGCCTAACCATAAGGTCAAGGCTTCTGATAAGTGTCAGTCACTGGAGTGTTCTTCTGTTTGCTGATGAACTGTTAGATCTGCTATATGTAGTCGCCATAAGGGAGAGCTCCCTATAGATGTAGGTGTGCAGCTGTCATTGAGCAgttggctccccctagtggtggctgcatgcagatacatttttgcaatttaaatgggttgtgccaAGATTTTTCACCTATTCACAGGATACGTGATAACTGTCCTACTGGTGGGAAGCCAACCACTGGGACCTCCACTAATCATGACAGTAGAGGACCCACGTTcttcatttgaatggagcagtggttgaGCCTGCTCAGTGCCACTTCATTCAGCCTTTACATGGCTGCCATGGACAGTGCTCTGCTAtttccatcagtcccatagagattAGGTGACACTAAAGCATTTAATGATAAAGGTTTGTCCTTTTGGAGACCCTCTAGTGGGGCCCCTCCAGGTTTTGTTACGGGGCCCTATGGTTTGATGAGATGGTCGGCTGTGCAGCTTTGATATGCTGACACCTGCTTTGTTTGACAGTCAGCTGATGAGGAAGGTGACGGAGAAGAAAAGCCTGCAGCGCCTGAGGATCCTTTTGCCAACATGAgtaagaaggagaagaagaaaatGAAGAAACAGGTCAGTCTGAAGAAGATTGTCCATGAGTCTGTAATCGGGGGAAGTAATGTGTTTATTCTGCTGCCGGCCATCATCAATAGTTATTCGTGAAGATGTCTTTGATTTTTGATGCTTCCCGATTTTCATGAAGTATCGGCCTTACCACATGGCTCGCCgttgttttctcctctctgccatACAGATGGATTATGAGAAACAGGTGGCCACCATGAAGAAGGCAACAGCGGCAGAAAATGACTTCTCTGTGTCACAAGCGGAGCTCTCGTCTCGTCAGGCCATGCTGGAGAACGCCTCTGATATCAAGGTACGTGTGGTGACATTGGTCCACACAGTGATGTTTGTGCCCTATACGTTCTGGGCATCACCAGCTTATTTGTAAGACTGCAGTGTCTTTTacattaaagggggtgtccggGATTAGATAAACATGGCTGCTTATttgcaaaaacagcaccacccctgtctgcAGGTTATGTTGCAGTGTTGCAGCTTTGCTCTAatggattgagctgcaataccggacaCAACCCACGGACAGGGGTGGCACTGTTTTTtgaagaaggcagccatgtttttttttcttatcctgGACAACATGgtttccaagatctctgcttgctgtcagtaaaatGAGACTTTCACTGTTTCCTGCCTGAAAACCTGTTCTGCAAACACGGTGCTCGCACTGGTGCAGAGCTTGTGAAAGTGCAGATGAATGTCTTCATTTTATTAAAAGCAAGCAGAGCTACTGAAATTGAATATATTACACATTCATTTACATTACGCGTCGATACATATtatattaatttttatatatttttttttcccttcagctGGAGAAATTCAGTATTTCTGCCCACGGCAAAGAACTGTTTGTTAACGCAGACCTGTACGTGGTGGCGGGCCGTCGCTATGGTTTAGTGGGGCCGAACGGGTAAGTGCGGGGGAGGTGGATCTCGCTTATCTGTGTCCATTGTGCTTCTCTCACACTCAGTTTTCTTTCATCTGTCAGGAAAGGGAAGACCACCCtcctaaaacacattgccaacCGGGCCCTGAACATTCCCCCAAACATTGACGTGTTGCTATGTGAACAAGGTAAGAAAAGTCGGGTGCCAGTGTGGGCGCCGTCCGCTGCCCGTTTCATCATGTCCGTCTCATCTGCCTGCCTGCAGAGGTTGTGGCCGACGAAACCCCGGCCGTGCAGTCGGTTCTCAAAGCCGATACAAAACGTCTCAAGTTGCTGGAACAGGAGAAGAAGCTGCAGGCCAGGCTGGAGAAGGGAGATGACAGTGCAGCTGAGCGGCTGGAGAAGGTAACCCTGGGGGGGTTTAGAGGGGGAGGATGGTGGACATTACATTGAGGCAATGTATGACTATGCGTTCTATCACCTCCCAGGTCTATGAAGAGTTGCGAGCCACTGGGGCCGCCTCTGCTGAAGCCAAAGCTCGTAGGATCTTGGCTGGTTTGGGTTTTACCCCAGAGATGCAGGATCGGGAGACCAAGAGATTCAGTGGAGGCTGGAGGATGAGAGTGTCACTCGCCAGGTAACATTGGGGTCGGCTATGTAAGATTGGTGCCTTCAGCCAATCATATGTtcccctttaggcccctttcacacgggcaagttttccgtgcgggtgcaatgcgtgaggtgaacgtattgcacccgcactgaatcctgacccattcatttctattggggtgtgcacatgagcggtgattttcacgcatcacttgtgcgttgagtgaaactGATGAGCTGTGggataaaggacctgtggtgacgtcagatcacatgctccatcaccacggtgatggaccatgtgatctgacgtcaccacaggtcatttagcccacagctcattattcaagaagtaaagagaccgggaactacgcgatcaagaggagaaggtgagttaacttttttttttttttaacccctccagcgctgttttactatgcattctgtattcagaatgctattattttcccttataaccacgttataagggaaaataatacaatcttcagaacatcaatcccaagcccgaacttctgtgaagaagttcaggtttgggtaccaaacctgcgcgatttttctcacgcgagtgcaaaacgcattacaatgttttgaactcatgcagaaaaatcgcgcattttcccgcaacgcacccgcctcttatccgggccaaaaataagacgcctgtgtgaaaaaggccttatgcTGTTTTACTGAGACACTGAGGGAGAAGCTGCATCCCGCCCGCCCCTACCCCCCACCCTTCATCTTTACAATGGTTTCAATACCTAGCACCCATTCACACGGAGGACTTTGCCATCGGAATTTTGGCTTGGACACTGCGCCAAAATTCTCGCAGCAGTGTAGTATTTGCCTCCTTACAATGGGAGGCCTCGTGCAGTTCATAGACTGGTGTGCAGACAGATTCCACTTGAAGCTGCGGCAGGTGTCTGCTCCCGATTTTGCTCCATTCGTAGCCATGAGCAGATCTGCGGCATTCAGAGTGAACAACCGCAGCAGAAACCACGGTGGTTTCTGCCCAGGTATAGACTCCGATGGCAGTGTCTAAATCCGCCATGTGAACGAACCCTTAGTAAGTTGCTCTTCATATTCTTCGTTTCAGGGCTCTCTTCATGGAACCGACACTCCTCATGTTGGATGAACCAACAAATCACTTGGATCTCAATGCCGTCATCTGGCTGAACAAGTGAGTTCCTTGCTAAAATCTTCATCCGCGGGTCCATTGTCCTGTCCATTCCGCCAGTCCTTGAATGTAATGAGCTGATTCCCTCCCTCCTTGATGTTTCTGCTTCCAGTTACCTCCAGGGCTGGAAGAAAACACTCCTCATAGTCTCCCACGACCAGGGTTTTTTGGATGATGTGTGTACGGACATAATGCACCTGGACGGACAGAAGCTGTATTATTACCGGGGAAATTACAGTGAGTGTTCATGGGCCGAGCGGGATTCTGGGTCTGATCCTGTATGTCCCTTCCCTCACTATATGCTCTGGGTCTGAACCTATGTAATTGTTTATCCTTGCAGTGACTTTTAAGAAGATGTATAAGCAGAAACAGAAGGAGATGCAGAAACAGTATGACAAGCAGGAGAAGAAACTAAAGGACTTAAAAGCAGGAGGGAAATCTGCCAAGCAGGCGGTAAGAGGCTTCCCCTTCTTATATACTGGGGATGTATGGCAAAAAAATCTGTTTGCAGTGCCTAGTACCCCCCAGAGGTGTAGGGTACCCTGTATTACTTAACGCTGAATCTATATGACATACCATGAGATGCTTGTTGGTGGAAGTCCCCTTTAAGAgacagtcctgctcacattagAGTGTTCTCCACCCTTAGGAGAAGCAGACAAAAGAAGCCTTAACGAGAAAGCAGCAGAAATGTCGGAAGAAGAACGCAGACGAGGAGAGCAACGAAGCAGCCGAGTTACTAAAGAGACCAAAGGAATACACCGTGAAGTTCACCTTCCCGAACCCCCCACCGCTCAGCCCCCCCATTCTGGGTCTACATGGTAAGAGGGACACCAGTCTGTGCTCCGTATCTTACACCAGGCCTGCAGGACCCTGATCTGTTCCTTGTGTTCGTGCAGGGGTTGATTTTGGATATTCTGGACAGAAGTTGCTGTTTAAGAACCTGGAATTTGGCATAGACATGGACTCCAGAGGTGAGGCTGCACGAAGGCCGTGTCGCATGACTGAGTACTTCAGAAGGCTCTTCTTTTAATTCTGTTTCACTCCTATCCTGCCTCAGGATGAAACCAAAATAACGTATTCTTATTATCCTGGGAGGAGCTTTCTCCtgtataactaccataatacggctcctatgtacaaggatataactactataatactgccccctatgtacaagaatataactactataatactgccccctatgtacaaggatataactactataatactgccccctatgtacaaggatataactactataatactgccccctatgtacaaggatataactactataatactgccccctatgtacaaggatataactactataatactgccccctatgtacaaggatataactactataatactgccccctatgtacaaggatataactactataatactgctcctatgtacaagaatataactactataatactgctcctgtgtacaaggatataactactataatactgccccctatgtacaaggatataactactataatactgccccctatgtacaagaatataactactataatactgccccctatgtacaagaatataactactataataccgcttcctatgtacaggaatataactactataataccgcttcctatgtacaggaatataactactataataccgcctcctatgtacaggaatataactactataataccgcctcctatgtacaggaatataactactataataccaccCACTATGGATAATATGCACTTTTATATCTGAtagtaataatttttttctttttgtctcgTCAGTCTGTATCGTTGGCCCGAATGGTGTGGGGAAGAGTACTCTGCTCCTGCTGCTGACTGGTAAACTGACCCCTGTGAGTATAGGGTTGGAAATATCAGCAGTTTTTGGTTTCCAAAGGTTATCACTTGTGCAGAAATTAGCAAAAAGCCATTAATTGTgtagcgcgcccccccccccccccttgtttttCTTGCTGACAGTTgggcttaaaaaaaatattttattaatactAAAACGGCGCacattttgctgcagatctcctcCTCCCAGTAGGTTGTACATTTCATTATAGACCATCCCAGTGCACCAAAGCCACGTTTGGGGTCCTGTAAAACACGGACCGATATCTGCTGCTGGAAATTAACCATTTAATGTTCCTCTTCACAGACCAAAGGAGAAATGAGGAAAAATCACCGACTGGTGAGTCCTGGGGTCTGCAGGGAGGACACGCCTCGTCTCGCTCCATATGTGTAACGCTGCATTGCTTCTCCTCTTGATCCCATAGAAAATTGGCTTCTTTAACCAGCAATATGCCGACCAGCTGAACATGGAGGAGACGGCGACCGAGTACCTGCAGCGAAACTTCAACCTCCCGTATCAGGATGCCAGGAAGTGCTTGGGGAGGTTCGGCCTGGAGAGTCACGCGCACACGATTCAGATCTGCAAACTTTCAGGTGAGTGAGACACTTTCCTCCCATCTCCCCAAATTATCCCCAGCTCAGTGGTACTAATGGCGGGTTTAATGTCCTCCTTGCAGGGGGGCAGAAGGCTCGAGTCGTCTTCGCCGAGTTATGTTGTCGGGAACCCGATGTCCTCATTCTGGTGAGTGCGTGCGGACCCCAGATGGGTTTTGCACACGGTGACGATATGGTAGGATTATTTAAACATAATGAAATCCTGCATATACGTAGGTTGTAATATTTGGTTTGAAAGCTAGATGGCGACAGAGGGGACGTCATGTATCTAGACCAGCGGTCagtaaccttcggcactccaactacaattcccagtatgctccattcacttctatgggggttcTGAGaaaagcagagcaagtatgcatgctgggagttgtagtttcacaacagcaggagtgccggaggttgcctactcctGATCTAGACTGCGGCGTGCCGTAATCATCTGCTTTGGTTTTCCCGCAGTACAGTATCCTGTCCAGAAGGCATGTTATGAAGACCTTAGTGGCGGGATCCTATTGGCTGACTTGTATTTTTAGGGTGTAAGGGTAACACCCGGGTCTTTGGCTTAATAAAAGGGATCTTCTGCCGTTTCGGGACTCAAATACCACAATGAGTCGTGTCTTCTCATTATTTTGCCCCTAGACTAAATTTTAAGATTTGGAGCATTGCAGACAGCTTATTTAGGGATCATACAAAAATTCTCCCATGACAATGGGATGAACCTGTGATACTGACCCCATCTCTTCACTACTGCCCCCTACAGGATGAACCCACAAATAACTTGGATATCGAATCCATTGATGCTCTGGCTGAAGCGGTGAATGAATATAAAGGAGGTAAGTGGTCACAGTTGTTAGCACTGGAGCTTCCCTTTAAATCTTTTGAAGAAAGCATTTgattaaaggggatttctgggagtacaatattgatggcctgttctCAGGATACATtattcagtatctgatcagtggggggtctgactcccggcaccccctcccatcagctgtttgcagagacCAAGGAGCTGAGgtaagtgctgcagcctcctactaggccagtgatgtctcctt from Bufo gargarizans isolate SCDJY-AF-19 chromosome 9, ASM1485885v1, whole genome shotgun sequence harbors:
- the ABCF1 gene encoding ATP-binding cassette sub-family F member 1 isoform X4 translates to MPRKQDLEDEEEQGKETDKVVKKGKKDKKGKKSFFEELSADNKQAQEEEAAKEREKEQQLQQQKKKEKKKKDRWKQKGGDDDEEDEEREIAEKLKKLSVQPSDEEEDPEPAPRHGKKQPSGRNIFAALGDEDSEEEEEEEEEEEEQTTKKNKGKKVKEEEKKTNKKGKKNETSKQKPPSEESKEELPKETSKGKKPPPKAPDLGDEEEKKPNKKGKKNETRKQKPPSVESEEELPKEKSKGKKPPPKAPDLSDEEEKKPKKGNKKPKPPQNRFVALEDDDYDMGSAGSEDKSADEEGDGEEKPAAPEDPFANMSKKEKKKMKKQMDYEKQVATMKKATAAENDFSVSQAELSSRQAMLENASDIKLEKFSISAHGKELFVNADLYVVAGRRYGLVGPNGKGKTTLLKHIANRALNIPPNIDVLLCEQEVVADETPAVQSVLKADTKRLKLLEQEKKLQARLEKGDDSAAERLEKVYEELRATGAASAEAKARRILAGLGFTPEMQDRETKRFSGGWRMRVSLARALFMEPTLLMLDEPTNHLDLNAVIWLNNYLQGWKKTLLIVSHDQGFLDDVCTDIMHLDGQKLYYYRGNYMTFKKMYKQKQKEMQKQYDKQEKKLKDLKAGGKSAKQAEKQTKEALTRKQQKCRKKNADEESNEAAELLKRPKEYTVKFTFPNPPPLSPPILGLHGVDFGYSGQKLLFKNLEFGIDMDSRVCIVGPNGVGKSTLLLLLTGKLTPTKGEMRKNHRLKIGFFNQQYADQLNMEETATEYLQRNFNLPYQDARKCLGRFGLESHAHTIQICKLSGGQKARVVFAELCCREPDVLILDEPTNNLDIESIDALAEAVNEYKGAVINVSHDARLITETNCHLWVVEDQTVNQIEGDFDDYKREVLESLGEVMVNKPKEKE
- the ABCF1 gene encoding ATP-binding cassette sub-family F member 1 isoform X1, with amino-acid sequence MPRKQDLEDEEEQGKETDKVVKKGKKDKKGKKSFFEELSADNKQAQEEEAAKEREKEQQLQQQKKKEKKKKDRWKQKGGDDDEEDEEREIAEKLKKLSVQPSDEEEDPEPAPRHGKKQPSGRNIFAALGDEDSEEEEEEEEEEEEQTTKKNKGKKVKEEEKKTNKKGKKNETSKQKPPSEESEEELPKEKSKGKKPPPKAPELSDEEEKKPNKKGKKNETSKQKPPSEESEEELPKEKSNGKKPPPKAPELNDEEKKPNKKGKKNETSKQKPPSEESKEELPKETSKGKKPPPKAPDLGDEEEKKPNKKGKKNETRKQKPPSVESEEELPKEKSKGKKPPPKAPDLSDEEEKKPKKGNKKPKPPQNRFVALEDDDYDMGSAGSEDKSADEEGDGEEKPAAPEDPFANMSKKEKKKMKKQMDYEKQVATMKKATAAENDFSVSQAELSSRQAMLENASDIKLEKFSISAHGKELFVNADLYVVAGRRYGLVGPNGKGKTTLLKHIANRALNIPPNIDVLLCEQEVVADETPAVQSVLKADTKRLKLLEQEKKLQARLEKGDDSAAERLEKVYEELRATGAASAEAKARRILAGLGFTPEMQDRETKRFSGGWRMRVSLARALFMEPTLLMLDEPTNHLDLNAVIWLNNYLQGWKKTLLIVSHDQGFLDDVCTDIMHLDGQKLYYYRGNYMTFKKMYKQKQKEMQKQYDKQEKKLKDLKAGGKSAKQAEKQTKEALTRKQQKCRKKNADEESNEAAELLKRPKEYTVKFTFPNPPPLSPPILGLHGVDFGYSGQKLLFKNLEFGIDMDSRVCIVGPNGVGKSTLLLLLTGKLTPTKGEMRKNHRLKIGFFNQQYADQLNMEETATEYLQRNFNLPYQDARKCLGRFGLESHAHTIQICKLSGGQKARVVFAELCCREPDVLILDEPTNNLDIESIDALAEAVNEYKGAVINVSHDARLITETNCHLWVVEDQTVNQIEGDFDDYKREVLESLGEVMVNKPKEKE
- the ABCF1 gene encoding ATP-binding cassette sub-family F member 1 isoform X2, coding for MPRKQDLEDEEEQGKETDKVVKKGKKDKKGKKSFFEELSADNKQAQEEEAAKEREKEQQLQQQKKKEKKKKDRWKQKGGDDDEEDEEREIAEKLKKLSVQPSDEEEDPEPAPRHGKKQPSGRNIFAALGDEDSEEEEEEEEEEEEQTTKKNKGKKVKEEEKKTNKKGKKNETSKQKPPSEESEEELPKEKSKGKKPPPKAPELSDEEEKKPNKKGKKNETSKQKPPSEESKEELPKETSKGKKPPPKAPDLGDEEEKKPNKKGKKNETRKQKPPSVESEEELPKEKSKGKKPPPKAPDLSDEEEKKPKKGNKKPKPPQNRFVALEDDDYDMGSAGSEDKSADEEGDGEEKPAAPEDPFANMSKKEKKKMKKQMDYEKQVATMKKATAAENDFSVSQAELSSRQAMLENASDIKLEKFSISAHGKELFVNADLYVVAGRRYGLVGPNGKGKTTLLKHIANRALNIPPNIDVLLCEQEVVADETPAVQSVLKADTKRLKLLEQEKKLQARLEKGDDSAAERLEKVYEELRATGAASAEAKARRILAGLGFTPEMQDRETKRFSGGWRMRVSLARALFMEPTLLMLDEPTNHLDLNAVIWLNNYLQGWKKTLLIVSHDQGFLDDVCTDIMHLDGQKLYYYRGNYMTFKKMYKQKQKEMQKQYDKQEKKLKDLKAGGKSAKQAEKQTKEALTRKQQKCRKKNADEESNEAAELLKRPKEYTVKFTFPNPPPLSPPILGLHGVDFGYSGQKLLFKNLEFGIDMDSRVCIVGPNGVGKSTLLLLLTGKLTPTKGEMRKNHRLKIGFFNQQYADQLNMEETATEYLQRNFNLPYQDARKCLGRFGLESHAHTIQICKLSGGQKARVVFAELCCREPDVLILDEPTNNLDIESIDALAEAVNEYKGAVINVSHDARLITETNCHLWVVEDQTVNQIEGDFDDYKREVLESLGEVMVNKPKEKE
- the ABCF1 gene encoding ATP-binding cassette sub-family F member 1 isoform X3, which encodes MPRKQDLEDEEEQGKETDKVVKKGKKDKKGKKSFFEELSADNKQAQEEEAAKEREKEQQLQQQKKKEKKKKDRWKQKGGDDDEEDEEREIAEKLKKLSVQPSDEEEDPEPAPRHGKKQPSGRNIFAALGDEDSEEEEEEEEEEEEQTTKKNKGKKVKEEEKKTNKKGKKNETSKQKPPSEESEEELPKEKSNGKKPPPKAPELNDEEKKPNKKGKKNETSKQKPPSEESKEELPKETSKGKKPPPKAPDLGDEEEKKPNKKGKKNETRKQKPPSVESEEELPKEKSKGKKPPPKAPDLSDEEEKKPKKGNKKPKPPQNRFVALEDDDYDMGSAGSEDKSADEEGDGEEKPAAPEDPFANMSKKEKKKMKKQMDYEKQVATMKKATAAENDFSVSQAELSSRQAMLENASDIKLEKFSISAHGKELFVNADLYVVAGRRYGLVGPNGKGKTTLLKHIANRALNIPPNIDVLLCEQEVVADETPAVQSVLKADTKRLKLLEQEKKLQARLEKGDDSAAERLEKVYEELRATGAASAEAKARRILAGLGFTPEMQDRETKRFSGGWRMRVSLARALFMEPTLLMLDEPTNHLDLNAVIWLNNYLQGWKKTLLIVSHDQGFLDDVCTDIMHLDGQKLYYYRGNYMTFKKMYKQKQKEMQKQYDKQEKKLKDLKAGGKSAKQAEKQTKEALTRKQQKCRKKNADEESNEAAELLKRPKEYTVKFTFPNPPPLSPPILGLHGVDFGYSGQKLLFKNLEFGIDMDSRVCIVGPNGVGKSTLLLLLTGKLTPTKGEMRKNHRLKIGFFNQQYADQLNMEETATEYLQRNFNLPYQDARKCLGRFGLESHAHTIQICKLSGGQKARVVFAELCCREPDVLILDEPTNNLDIESIDALAEAVNEYKGAVINVSHDARLITETNCHLWVVEDQTVNQIEGDFDDYKREVLESLGEVMVNKPKEKE
- the ABCF1 gene encoding ATP-binding cassette sub-family F member 1 isoform X6, yielding MPRKQDLEDEEEQGKETDKVVKKGKKDKKGKKSFFEELSADNKQAQEEEAAKEREKEQQLQQQKKKEKKKKDRWKQKGGDDDEEDEEREIAEKLKKLSVQPSDEEEDPEPAPRHGKKQPSGRNIFAALGDEDSEEEEEEEEEEEEQTTKKNKGKKVKEEEKKTNKKGKKNETSKQKPPSEESEEELPKEKSKGKKPPPKAPELSDEEEKKPNKKGKKNETSKQKPPSVESEEELPKEKSKGKKPPPKAPDLSDEEEKKPKKGNKKPKPPQNRFVALEDDDYDMGSAGSEDKSADEEGDGEEKPAAPEDPFANMSKKEKKKMKKQMDYEKQVATMKKATAAENDFSVSQAELSSRQAMLENASDIKLEKFSISAHGKELFVNADLYVVAGRRYGLVGPNGKGKTTLLKHIANRALNIPPNIDVLLCEQEVVADETPAVQSVLKADTKRLKLLEQEKKLQARLEKGDDSAAERLEKVYEELRATGAASAEAKARRILAGLGFTPEMQDRETKRFSGGWRMRVSLARALFMEPTLLMLDEPTNHLDLNAVIWLNNYLQGWKKTLLIVSHDQGFLDDVCTDIMHLDGQKLYYYRGNYMTFKKMYKQKQKEMQKQYDKQEKKLKDLKAGGKSAKQAEKQTKEALTRKQQKCRKKNADEESNEAAELLKRPKEYTVKFTFPNPPPLSPPILGLHGVDFGYSGQKLLFKNLEFGIDMDSRVCIVGPNGVGKSTLLLLLTGKLTPTKGEMRKNHRLKIGFFNQQYADQLNMEETATEYLQRNFNLPYQDARKCLGRFGLESHAHTIQICKLSGGQKARVVFAELCCREPDVLILDEPTNNLDIESIDALAEAVNEYKGAVINVSHDARLITETNCHLWVVEDQTVNQIEGDFDDYKREVLESLGEVMVNKPKEKE
- the ABCF1 gene encoding ATP-binding cassette sub-family F member 1 isoform X5, with amino-acid sequence MPRKQDLEDEEEQGKETDKVVKKGKKDKKGKKSFFEELSADNKQAQEEEAAKEREKEQQLQQQKKKEKKKKDRWKQKGGDDDEEDEEREIAEKLKKLSVQPSDEEEDPEPAPRHGKKQPSGRNIFAALGDEDSEEEEEEEEEEEEQTTKKNKGKKVKEEEKKTNKKGKKNETSKQKPPSEESEEELPKEKSKGKKPPPKAPDLGDEEEKKPNKKGKKNETRKQKPPSVESEEELPKEKSKGKKPPPKAPDLSDEEEKKPKKGNKKPKPPQNRFVALEDDDYDMGSAGSEDKSADEEGDGEEKPAAPEDPFANMSKKEKKKMKKQMDYEKQVATMKKATAAENDFSVSQAELSSRQAMLENASDIKLEKFSISAHGKELFVNADLYVVAGRRYGLVGPNGKGKTTLLKHIANRALNIPPNIDVLLCEQEVVADETPAVQSVLKADTKRLKLLEQEKKLQARLEKGDDSAAERLEKVYEELRATGAASAEAKARRILAGLGFTPEMQDRETKRFSGGWRMRVSLARALFMEPTLLMLDEPTNHLDLNAVIWLNNYLQGWKKTLLIVSHDQGFLDDVCTDIMHLDGQKLYYYRGNYMTFKKMYKQKQKEMQKQYDKQEKKLKDLKAGGKSAKQAEKQTKEALTRKQQKCRKKNADEESNEAAELLKRPKEYTVKFTFPNPPPLSPPILGLHGVDFGYSGQKLLFKNLEFGIDMDSRVCIVGPNGVGKSTLLLLLTGKLTPTKGEMRKNHRLKIGFFNQQYADQLNMEETATEYLQRNFNLPYQDARKCLGRFGLESHAHTIQICKLSGGQKARVVFAELCCREPDVLILDEPTNNLDIESIDALAEAVNEYKGAVINVSHDARLITETNCHLWVVEDQTVNQIEGDFDDYKREVLESLGEVMVNKPKEKE